In Homo sapiens chromosome 11, GRCh38.p14 Primary Assembly, one DNA window encodes the following:
- the THRSP gene encoding thyroid hormone-inducible hepatic protein translates to MQVLTKRYPKNCLLTVMDRYAAEVHNMEQVVMIPSLLRDVQLSGPGGQAQAEAPDLYTYFTMLKAICVDVDHGLLPREEWQAKVAGSEENGTAETEEVEDESASGELDLEAQFHLHFSSLHHILMHLTEKAQEVTRKYQEMTGQVW, encoded by the coding sequence ATGCAGGTGCTAACCAAGCGTTACCCCAAGAACTGCCTGCTGACCGTCATGGACCGGTATGCAGCCGAGGTGCACAACATGGAGCAGGTGGTGATGATCCCCAGCCTTCTGCGGGACGTGCAGCTGAGTGGGCCTGGGGGCCAGGCCCAGGCTGAGGCCCCTGATCTCTACACCTACTTCACCATGCTCAAGGCCATCTGTGTGGATGTGGACCATGGGCTGCTGCCGCGGGAGGAGtggcaggccaaggtggcaggCAGCGAAGAGAATGGAACCGCAGAGACAGAGGAAGTCGAGGACGAGAGTGCCTCAGGAGAGCTGGACCTGGAAGCCCAGTTCCACCTGCACTTCTCCAGCCTCCATCACATCCTCATGCACCTCACCGAGAAAGCCCAGGAGGTGACAAGGAAATACCAGGAAATGACGGGACAAGTTTGGTAG